The segment GTGAAGCGATGCAGCGGGCAGCCGGTGAACCCTACTACGTCCCCGAAAGCACCCCTCTCAACACGCAATTGCTGAACTTCCAGAAACTGAAGCGGCGCATCGGAATCGTGGTCGACGAATACGGCTCGGTGCGCGGTCTCGTGACGCTGGAGGACATCCTCGAGGAAATCGTCGGCGAGTTCACGTCGAATATCGCCAGCCAGTCACCCGATATCGTCGCGCAGCCCGACGGCAGTTGCGTGATCGACGGTGGCACTGCGATTCGCGAGATCAACCGTTCGCTGCACTGGGACCTGCCGGTCGACGGACCGAAGACCCTCAGCGGGCTGATCGTCGAACACCTGGAGACGATTCCGGAAGCCCACCTGGGATTACGTATCGGGCGTTATGACTTTGAAATCCTCGAACTGCAGGGCAAGGTGATCCACAAGGTTCTCGCACGCCGAACGTCACGCGCCTGAATTCCTCGCGACATCAGTCTCATCAACGATGCGCCGCAGGCGTACGCGAAACAGTTGCCCCTTGGCACGATAACGACGTGCGCTCTCTTCCAGACGCGCGCGCTCCTCGTCGCTCAGCGAGCGTCGCACACGCGCTGGCGAGCCAAGTACCAGCGAGCCATCCGGCACCCGCATCCCCTCGGTGACCAGTGCATTGGCACCAATCAGACAATTGCGCCCGATCACGGCCCCGTTCAGGACCACCGCATCGATCCCGACCAGGCTACCCTCGCCGATGCTGCAACCGTGCAGCATCGCCTTGTGTCCCACGGTCACCCGTTCGCCGATATGCAACGGGAAACCGGGATCGGCGTGCAGCACGGCGTTCTCCTGCACGTTGGATCCCATGCCGATCGTGATCTGCTCGGTGTCGGCACGAACCACGGCACCGAACCAGATGCTCGCCTCGGCTGCGACCGTCACGGCCCCCACCACCACTGCATCCGGAGCCAGGAAACAGCTCGCATCGATCTGCGGTGCCACACCATCGAGTTCGTAGATCATCGCCATCGCAGCACGTCCTCAACGTCGAAGTTCGACATGAAAATCGAAAGCCGCTTCCAGCAGATCGAGCAGCATCACCGCAGTCAGACCCCAGACCTGGCGCTCGCCCCACGGATACCACGGCACATCCATCTCACGCCCCTGGTGCAGCACACGATCGATGCGCAGGTTTTCCCGCAGCAGAAAATGCGCCAACGGGATGCGGTAGACCTCATCGAGTTCTGCCCGGTTCGGCTCCAGTTGCAGATCCGCAGGCACGACGGCGACGACCGGACAGACGCGTACACCGAAGCGCGACGTGCGTCCGCGCAGTGCACCGACGACCTCGACGCAGGCAGGATCGAGCGCGATCTCCTCATGACTTTCGCGCAACGCCGTATGGATCAGATCCCGATCTTCCCGATCGCGGCGCCCGCCAGGAAACGCCACCTCACCCGGGTGGGTGCTCATGTGCGCAGCGCGCAGGGTGAGGATCAGCTCCGGCGCGGGCTGCGCGGTCAGCGCCAGCAAGACTGCAGCATCGGCCTCCTCCAGTGCCGGCACGACGCTGCCGCCAACGCGCTCGCGCACACGCTGCAGCACGCTCATGCCACCGGCTCCAGGCGCAGCACGCCGAATGCAGGTTCTTCATACGGATGCGCGGCACGCAACGCAGCCAGCACACCATCCAGGCACTTACCGGAACACAGCATCTCGATGCGCAGTTCGCGCACGCGCTCGTCGCCGCCGACCGAGCCGATGAACGGCCTGGCGTCCGTTCCCGGCCGGAACTGGCCCGTTCCTTCGCACTGCCACGCACAACCACTGTAGGCACCGATACGTCCAGCGCCGGCGGCAAACATCGCTTCCTTCAGTGCTTCCGCGTGTTCCGGATCGACGTAGACGAAAATCTGGTACTCGAGTGAACTCATGAGCATGTCACGCAAGGTTGCCGGCATAACGTTGGACGAAGTCCGCACGGAAGCGTTCCCAGTTCCCCTCGGTGATCGCTGCACGGATGCCGCGCATCAGCTCCTGATAGAAGTACAGGTTGTGGATCGTGTTCAGCTGGCTGCCGAGCATCTCGTTGCAGCGATCGAGATGGTGCAGGTAGGCGCGACTGAAACGGGTGCAGGTGTAGCACGCGCAGGCCGGGTCTACCGGCTCCTCGCAGCGACGATTGACGGCATGGCGCAGCTTCAGTACGCCGCGCGAGGTGAACAGCCAGGCATTGCGTGCGTTGCGGGTCGGCAACACGCAGTCGAACATGTCCACTCCGCGTGCGACGGCATCGAGGATATCGAGCGGAGTGCCCACCCCCATCAGATAGCGTGGCCGTTCGACCGGCAACTGCGGCCCCAGATGATCCAGTACGGCCAGCATCTCCTGCCGCGGTTCGCCTACCGACAGCCCGCCGATCGCATAGCCGTCGAACCCGATGTCGAGCAGCCCTGCCAGCGAACGCGAACGCAGATCGGCGAACATGCCCCCCTGCACGATGCCGAACAGCGCTGCCGGATTGTCGGCGTGCGCCTGCCGGCTGCGGCGGGCCCAGCGCAGACTGAGCTCCATCGATGTGCGGGCCTGCTCCTCGCCGGCCGGGTAGGGAGTGCATTCATCGAACACCATGACCACATCGGAGCCTAGATCGCGCTGCACACGCATCGAGGTTTCGGGATCGAGGAACACCGCACTGCCGTCGACCGGCGAACGGAAACGCACCCCGTCTTCGCTGATCCGTCGCATGTCACCCAGGCTGAACACCTGGAATCCGCCCGAATCGGTAAGTATGGGACGGCTCCAACCCATGAATGCGTGCAGATCACCGAGTTCGCGAATGATTTCCGAACCCGGGCGCAGCATCAGGTGGAATGTGTTGCCGAGCACGATCTGGGCACCGATCTCATCCAGGTCGCGCGGCAGCATGCCTTTCACGGTACCGTAGGTGCCCACGGGCATGAAAGCAGGCGTATCGACCACGCCTCGCACGAAACTCAACCGGCCGCGCCGTGCGCTGCCGTCGTGCGCCAGCAGTTCGAAACCACCGAAACAGCCGCTCACCGCTGCAACTCCACTCGCGACTTCAGCAATGGTGCTTGCTCGCCCAGCACGAACATCGCGTCTCCATAACTGAAGAAGCGGTATTCGCGTGCCACAGCATCCCGGTACGTTGCCAGCACACGGGTGCTCCCGGCAAATGCGCACACCAGCATCAGCAACGTCGATTCGGGCAGGTGGAAATTGGTGATCAAGGCATCCACGGCGCGAAAACGGTATCCGGGATGGATGAAGATCGACGTCTCGCCCTCGTATGGACGGATGCCATCAGTACCGGCTACCGTCTCCAGCGCACGCAGTGACGTAGTGCCGACCGCTATCACACGCCGGCCCTGCGCGTGCGCGCTGTTCACCTGCTCGCACAACCGTGCACCGACATCGATGTACTCGGCGTGCATCCGGTGCTGTTCCACTTCCGTCACGCGCAGCGGCTGGAAGGTTCCGGCACCGACGTGCAAGGTCAGGAAGGCGGTCTCCACACCGAGTTCGCGCAATCGCGCCAGCAGCGCATGGTCGAAGTGCAGCCCTGCCGTCGGTGCTGCGACTGCACCATCGCGTGTCGCGTAGACCGTCTGGTAGCGCTCGCGATCCAGCGGTGCATCGGCACGATCGATGTACGGAGGCAACGGCATGTGCCCGATACGATCGATCAGCGCGAGTGGATCGCTGCCTGACGGAAAACCGAGCTCGAAGAACTCGCCCTCGCGCCCCAGCACGCTCACACGCACTGCCTCGCGCCCTTCGTCGTCGAGCAACACGATCTCCGCGCCCACTCGCGGCTTGCGATTTGCACGCAACTGCGCCAGCACGCGACGCCCCGCAAGCAGGCGCTCGATCAGTATCTCGACACCACCACCGGTATCGGGTTTGCAGCCAAACAGCCGCGCCGGGATCACCCGCGTGTCGTTGAACACCAGCAGATCGCCCTGGCGCAGCAGGGATCCGATCTCGGCGAAGCGCAAATGCTGCAACTGTGCGTCATGTGGATCGAGGTACAGCAGGCGACTGCCCGTCCGCTCAGCCGCAGGCTCACGCGCAATCAGCCGCTCGGGTAGCTCGTAGTGGAAATCAGCGACTTTCATTGCGGATCCGTACCGGAAAGGCGGCAAGGGTATCGACGCCCCGCGAGTATGGCAACGCAGTTGCCACCACACAGTTGCCGCCCTCCGATGCATTGCTATAATGCCGCGCGCTTCAAGGGCCAGAGTGTCGGAACTGGTAGACGAGACGGACTCAAAATCCGTTGCAGTAGCCCTGCGTGTGGGTTCGAGTCCCACCTCTGGTACCAAAGCGTGTTGTTTCACCCGCAGCCGCGGCGACAAATCGTCACCAGAACGAAGTCGTAAGCTGCATCAGCTGCACAAATTCGTGCAGATTTAACATTGACTTCGGGTAACGGTATGCAAGAATTCTCCTGCTATCGACCCGATCGCATCGCACATCCAAGGAGACTGAAATGCGTACCATGACGAAAAAGGCTGCACTGGTATCCGCAGCACTGGCCATTGCACTGCTGAGCGGCTGCTCCTGCAACGACCGCCTCGACGCACTCGAGACGCGTGTAGGCACCGTCGAGAAGACCGCCAACGATGCGCTGGCTGCTGCCAACCGTGCACAATCGACTGCTGACAGCGCTGCCGCTGCTGCTGCCAACGCCCAGAAGAGCGCCAACGACGCAGTCGAGGCCGTTAGCCGCATGGCTGAGAAGTGCTGCCGCAAGTGATCTGACAGCGGGAGTTCACGAACTCCCGTCCTGATCGTGCAGCAAGACCCGCATGAACCCGAGAGGGATCATGCGGGTTTTTGTTTTGGCTGCCTTTACGAGTGAGTCCGATACGCCCTGTACAGACGACAGGGTCAAACGGTCTGCATCTTTCTTGACTTGATACTGCTGTGCTGGAAGAGAGCCAGCCGCCAGCCGGCAGTACGAAACCGCTGCAGGCAGATCGATCGCGTTGTTATTCAGTCGCTGCTGCCGCTGCTGCGATACTGGTCGTGTTCGCAGTCGCGGAGACGCGCACTGGCATGCCGGACTGGTCTACGGCAGCAGCCTTGGCATCCATCCAGTCGATCTGGACCGGAGCATGTGCAATACGATTGGCCAGATGAATCGCGTCGGCCACGTCAGCCTCGGGAACGTGGTATCCACGCTGCTCTTCGAGCGCCTCGTGAACTTCCACGTACATCTCGCCGCCCTTCCAGCCAACCTTCACCGGCACATTGACGATGCGTACCGGCGCATTGCTCGCAACGCGTCGTGCAAACTGCTCCACATCCGGGTTGTACATGCGGATGCAACCGGCGCTGACGCGCATGCCGATACCCAGATCCTTGTTCGTGCCGTGGATGTAGTAGCTCGGCGCACTCAGACGGATTGCCCACTTGCCCATCGGATTGTCCGGCCCCGGCGGCACCACCGCTGGCAAATGACGTCCGTTGGCTGCCCAGTCGGCCCGGATCGAGGCCGTGGGAACCCAGGTCGGATCCTTGATGACGTTCAGCACCTTCGCCGCAACGAGCGGAGTCTCCCAACCCTCGCGACCAATGCCGATCGGATAGGTATCGACGGTGCGACCATCGGGCTGGTAGTGGTACATGCGGAATTCCGCCAGATTGATCACGATACCCTTGCGCTCACCGGGAGGCAGGATGAACTGCAACGGCAGGACCAGCTCGCGCCCCTCGCCGGGGACCCACGGATTCACGCCGGGGTTGGCAGCCACGATCTGGCGAAAACCAAGCCCGTAGGCTTCGGCGTAGGTATTGATCGTGTCCTTGTGGTCAGCCACACGGACGGTCATGACTTCACCGACGATATCCTCACCGGGGGGCGGCATGTCGAACGTCAGTGCATCGACTTGCAGCGAACAGGACATCGCGAGCAACAGCAATAACTTGCGCATCGTTACAGTAACTACCAGATTCCAGACACAAGGGTCATTTTAGCAACGCCTCCCCCAATGGCGCGACCGTACGCGGCCGAAGAGCGGCAAAGTTACGCCAGGCGACTGCTGCTCAGGGCAGAGTCACGGTCACCGAGCCGGTCACGTGGTACCCAAGGCGATTCTTGCCCGCCACCTCGATCTCGGCCATCTGCTCTCCGGCATCGACACTCACGACCTTGCCGCTGAAGACCATGACATCACCCGGGTAATTCGGCGCGCCGAGACGGATCTTCACCGAGCGCAGCATGGCTTCGGGACCGGCCCAATCGGTCACGTAGCGCCCCACCAGTCCGTTCGTGGTCAGGATGTTCATGAAAATATGCGGCGATCCCAGCGCCTGGGCTCCATCCTTGTCGTGATGCACGTCCTGGAAGTCACGCGTTGCGATGGCGCCGGCGACGATCAGCCGTGCGCTTACATCGATGCTCAGCGGCGCCAGTTCATCACCGACCTTCACGTCCGCGAAGCGGCGGGTACCCGAACCTGGCGTGCTCACAGCCCGATCTCGATCGTTTGCTGCGACAGGCTGCTGCCGAAGCGGGCCAGGATCCGGTTGCCACCGCCGAGCATCAACTCGATCTGCTTTGCCCACAGGTAATAGCGGTGTATCGGATAATCCACATCCGCACCGATACCACCGTGCAGGTGCTGGGCAGTGTGCCCGACCCGATGCCCCGCCTCGCAGGCCCACCACGCAACCGACGCCACGGCCGACTCTGCCGGCAGTTGCTCGGAGATCCGCCATGCCGCCTGCCACGCCGTCGAACGCAGCGCCTCGATATCGATGTACGCGTCGGCAGCGCGGTGCGCTACCGCCTGGAAGCCGGCCAGCGGCTTGCCGAATTGCTTGCGTGTCACCGTGTGCTCGGCCGTACGGCGCAACGCATCGGCCAGCACCCCGAGCTGCACGAAACCAAGTGCCGTCGCCGCACGCAGGCCCGACCATTCGGCAATGCCTGCACCATCACCAGGCTTGCCGAGCAGGTCTGAAGCCTGCAGCCGTACACCCGCGAATTCCAGCGCATCGATCGGTTCATGGTTGGTTCCACGGCGACGCTCACGATCCAGCCCAGCCGCATTTCCCGGCACCAGGAACACCGGCGTGTCACCATTGTCTGCTCGCGCAGGCACCACGAACGCGGTCGCCTCGAGCGCGTACGGAACGCGATCGAGAGCGCCCTCGAGCAGCCAGGCGTCACCATCGCGCTGCGCCCGTGGCAACCGCTCACCGTGCCCACCGGCATCCGGGTAACACAGCGCGCCACTCAGCAGCGTGCTGCCATCCGCCACACCCGGCAACCAGCGTG is part of the Pseudomonadales bacterium genome and harbors:
- a CDS encoding gamma carbonic anhydrase family protein codes for the protein MIYELDGVAPQIDASCFLAPDAVVVGAVTVAAEASIWFGAVVRADTEQITIGMGSNVQENAVLHADPGFPLHIGERVTVGHKAMLHGCSIGEGSLVGIDAVVLNGAVIGRNCLIGANALVTEGMRVPDGSLVLGSPARVRRSLSDEERARLEESARRYRAKGQLFRVRLRRIVDETDVARNSGA
- a CDS encoding CoA pyrophosphatase, whose protein sequence is MSVLQRVRERVGGSVVPALEEADAAVLLALTAQPAPELILTLRAAHMSTHPGEVAFPGGRRDREDRDLIHTALRESHEEIALDPACVEVVGALRGRTSRFGVRVCPVVAVVPADLQLEPNRAELDEVYRIPLAHFLLRENLRIDRVLHQGREMDVPWYPWGERQVWGLTAVMLLDLLEAAFDFHVELRR
- a CDS encoding NGG1p interacting factor NIF3 produces the protein MSSLEYQIFVYVDPEHAEALKEAMFAAGAGRIGAYSGCAWQCEGTGQFRPGTDARPFIGSVGGDERVRELRIEMLCSGKCLDGVLAALRAAHPYEEPAFGVLRLEPVA
- the tgt gene encoding tRNA guanosine(34) transglycosylase Tgt; this translates as MSGCFGGFELLAHDGSARRGRLSFVRGVVDTPAFMPVGTYGTVKGMLPRDLDEIGAQIVLGNTFHLMLRPGSEIIRELGDLHAFMGWSRPILTDSGGFQVFSLGDMRRISEDGVRFRSPVDGSAVFLDPETSMRVQRDLGSDVVMVFDECTPYPAGEEQARTSMELSLRWARRSRQAHADNPAALFGIVQGGMFADLRSRSLAGLLDIGFDGYAIGGLSVGEPRQEMLAVLDHLGPQLPVERPRYLMGVGTPLDILDAVARGVDMFDCVLPTRNARNAWLFTSRGVLKLRHAVNRRCEEPVDPACACYTCTRFSRAYLHHLDRCNEMLGSQLNTIHNLYFYQELMRGIRAAITEGNWERFRADFVQRYAGNLA
- the queA gene encoding tRNA preQ1(34) S-adenosylmethionine ribosyltransferase-isomerase QueA, which gives rise to MKVADFHYELPERLIAREPAAERTGSRLLYLDPHDAQLQHLRFAEIGSLLRQGDLLVFNDTRVIPARLFGCKPDTGGGVEILIERLLAGRRVLAQLRANRKPRVGAEIVLLDDEGREAVRVSVLGREGEFFELGFPSGSDPLALIDRIGHMPLPPYIDRADAPLDRERYQTVYATRDGAVAAPTAGLHFDHALLARLRELGVETAFLTLHVGAGTFQPLRVTEVEQHRMHAEYIDVGARLCEQVNSAHAQGRRVIAVGTTSLRALETVAGTDGIRPYEGETSIFIHPGYRFRAVDALITNFHLPESTLLMLVCAFAGSTRVLATYRDAVAREYRFFSYGDAMFVLGEQAPLLKSRVELQR
- a CDS encoding L,D-transpeptidase family protein — translated: MRKLLLLLAMSCSLQVDALTFDMPPPGEDIVGEVMTVRVADHKDTINTYAEAYGLGFRQIVAANPGVNPWVPGEGRELVLPLQFILPPGERKGIVINLAEFRMYHYQPDGRTVDTYPIGIGREGWETPLVAAKVLNVIKDPTWVPTASIRADWAANGRHLPAVVPPGPDNPMGKWAIRLSAPSYYIHGTNKDLGIGMRVSAGCIRMYNPDVEQFARRVASNAPVRIVNVPVKVGWKGGEMYVEVHEALEEQRGYHVPEADVADAIHLANRIAHAPVQIDWMDAKAAAVDQSGMPVRVSATANTTSIAAAAAATE
- a CDS encoding MaoC family dehydratase, whose protein sequence is MKVGDELAPLSIDVSARLIVAGAIATRDFQDVHHDKDGAQALGSPHIFMNILTTNGLVGRYVTDWAGPEAMLRSVKIRLGAPNYPGDVMVFSGKVVSVDAGEQMAEIEVAGKNRLGYHVTGSVTVTLP
- a CDS encoding acyl-CoA/acyl-ACP dehydrogenase, with the protein product MDFTRSEDSRQIQELAAQIFADNSSDGMLKRFDRDEIAFNTELWKLLAEAGLLGVALGEEFGGSGFGFTELCAVFEEQGRQVAALPLLATAVLGALPVAEFGSDAQRARWLPGVADGSTLLSGALCYPDAGGHGERLPRAQRDGDAWLLEGALDRVPYALEATAFVVPARADNGDTPVFLVPGNAAGLDRERRRGTNHEPIDALEFAGVRLQASDLLGKPGDGAGIAEWSGLRAATALGFVQLGVLADALRRTAEHTVTRKQFGKPLAGFQAVAHRAADAYIDIEALRSTAWQAAWRISEQLPAESAVASVAWWACEAGHRVGHTAQHLHGGIGADVDYPIHRYYLWAKQIELMLGGGNRILARFGSSLSQQTIEIGL